In a genomic window of Lepisosteus oculatus isolate fLepOcu1 chromosome 3, fLepOcu1.hap2, whole genome shotgun sequence:
- the rorb gene encoding nuclear receptor ROR-beta isoform X2 yields the protein MRAQIEVIPCKICGDKSSGIHYGVITCEGCKGFFRRSQQNNASYSCPRQRNCLIDRTNRNRCQHCRLQKCLALGMSRDAVKFGRMSKKQRDSLYAEVQKHQQRLQEQRQQQNGEAEALARVYTSSISNGLSNLNNEIGGTYSNGHIIDLPKTEGGTGFYSMDSTQPSPDQSGMDMAGIKPIKQEPIYDLTPVPNLFTYSSFTDGQLAPGVTITEIDRIAQNIIKSHLETCQYTVEELQQLAWQTHTYEEIKMYQNKTREVLWQQCAIQITHAIQYVVEFAKRITGFMELCQNDQILLLKSGCLEVVLVRMCRAFNPLNNTVLFEGKYGGMQMFKALGSDDLVSAAFDFAKSLCSLQLTEEEIALFSAAVLISTDRPWLVEPRKVQKLQEKIYFALQHVMQKNHLDEDSLAKLVARIPTLSALCTLHTEELQAFKQLHPETVNMLFPPLYKELFNPDSSTGPK from the exons CACAAATTGAAGTTATACCGTGTAAAATCTGTGGAGATAAATCATCAGGAATTCATTACGGCGTCATAACATGTGAAGGTTGTAAG GGATTCTTCCGAAGGAGCCAACAGAACAATGCCTCCTACTCCTGTCCTCGCCAGAGGAATTGTTTAATTGACAGAACAAACAGAAATCGATGCCAGCATTGCCGACTGCAAAAGTGTCTTGCCCTTGGAATGTCTCGAGATG CCGTGAAGTTTGGGAGGATGTCCAAGAAGCAGAGGGACAGCTTGTATGCCGAGgtgcagaagcaccagcagaggcTGCAAGAGCAGCGGCAGCAGCAGAACGGAGAGGCCGAGGCACTTGCCCGCGTCTATACCAGCAGCATCAGCAACGGTCTCAGCAACCTCAACAATGAGATCGGGGGGACGTACTCCAATGGACACATAATTGACCTGCCAAAAACTGAAGGGGGCACTGGTTTCTACAGCATGGATTCTACACAGCCCTCTCCGGATCAGTCAGGGATGGACATGGCTGGGATCAAGCCAATCAAGCAGGAGCCTATATATGACCTGACGCCTGTACCAAACTTGTTTACATACAGCTCTTTCACAGATGGGCAACTAGCCCCCGGTGTGACGATAACTGAAATAG atcGAATTGCTCAGAATATTATTAAATCCCATCTGGAGACATGTCAGTACACTGTGGAGGAATTGCAGCAATTGGCATGGCAGACCCACACCtatgaagaaattaaaatgtatcagAATAAG aCACGTGAAGTCTTGTGGCAGCAATGTGCAATCCAGATCACACATGCCATTCAGTACGTGGTTGAATTTGCCAAACGGATAACAGGCTTTATGGAATTGTGTCAGAATGATCAGATTCTTCTCCTTAAATCAG gTTGTCTTGAAGTTGTGTTGGTGAGAATGTGTCGTGCCTTCAACCCACTGAACAACACTGTGCTTTTTGAGGGAAAATATGGAGGAATGCAGATGTTTAAAGCTCTAG GATCAGATGATCTAGTCAGTGCAGCTTTTGACTTTGCTAAGAGTCTGTGTTCCCTTCAACTCACAGAAGAGGAAATTGCTTTGTTCTCAGCAGCAGTCTTGATATCAACTG ATCGTCCATGGCTGGTGGAGCCTAGGAAAGTACAGAAACTGCAGGAGAAAATATACTTTGCGCTGCAACATGTGATGCAGAAGAACCACTTGGATGAGGATTCGTTAGCCAAG ctGGTTGCCAGGATCCCAACATTATCAGCACTTTGCACCCTGCATACAGAGGAGTTACAGGCTTTTAAGCAGTTACATCCTGAAACTGTCAACATGCTCTTTCCTCCATTATATAAGGAGCTTTTTAATCCAGACTCTTCAACAGGGCCCAAGTGA
- the rorb gene encoding nuclear receptor ROR-beta isoform X1 produces the protein MCENLFKMKTDVVAQIEVIPCKICGDKSSGIHYGVITCEGCKGFFRRSQQNNASYSCPRQRNCLIDRTNRNRCQHCRLQKCLALGMSRDAVKFGRMSKKQRDSLYAEVQKHQQRLQEQRQQQNGEAEALARVYTSSISNGLSNLNNEIGGTYSNGHIIDLPKTEGGTGFYSMDSTQPSPDQSGMDMAGIKPIKQEPIYDLTPVPNLFTYSSFTDGQLAPGVTITEIDRIAQNIIKSHLETCQYTVEELQQLAWQTHTYEEIKMYQNKTREVLWQQCAIQITHAIQYVVEFAKRITGFMELCQNDQILLLKSGCLEVVLVRMCRAFNPLNNTVLFEGKYGGMQMFKALGSDDLVSAAFDFAKSLCSLQLTEEEIALFSAAVLISTDRPWLVEPRKVQKLQEKIYFALQHVMQKNHLDEDSLAKLVARIPTLSALCTLHTEELQAFKQLHPETVNMLFPPLYKELFNPDSSTGPK, from the exons ATGTGTGAGAATctgttcaaaatgaaaacagatgttGTAG CACAAATTGAAGTTATACCGTGTAAAATCTGTGGAGATAAATCATCAGGAATTCATTACGGCGTCATAACATGTGAAGGTTGTAAG GGATTCTTCCGAAGGAGCCAACAGAACAATGCCTCCTACTCCTGTCCTCGCCAGAGGAATTGTTTAATTGACAGAACAAACAGAAATCGATGCCAGCATTGCCGACTGCAAAAGTGTCTTGCCCTTGGAATGTCTCGAGATG CCGTGAAGTTTGGGAGGATGTCCAAGAAGCAGAGGGACAGCTTGTATGCCGAGgtgcagaagcaccagcagaggcTGCAAGAGCAGCGGCAGCAGCAGAACGGAGAGGCCGAGGCACTTGCCCGCGTCTATACCAGCAGCATCAGCAACGGTCTCAGCAACCTCAACAATGAGATCGGGGGGACGTACTCCAATGGACACATAATTGACCTGCCAAAAACTGAAGGGGGCACTGGTTTCTACAGCATGGATTCTACACAGCCCTCTCCGGATCAGTCAGGGATGGACATGGCTGGGATCAAGCCAATCAAGCAGGAGCCTATATATGACCTGACGCCTGTACCAAACTTGTTTACATACAGCTCTTTCACAGATGGGCAACTAGCCCCCGGTGTGACGATAACTGAAATAG atcGAATTGCTCAGAATATTATTAAATCCCATCTGGAGACATGTCAGTACACTGTGGAGGAATTGCAGCAATTGGCATGGCAGACCCACACCtatgaagaaattaaaatgtatcagAATAAG aCACGTGAAGTCTTGTGGCAGCAATGTGCAATCCAGATCACACATGCCATTCAGTACGTGGTTGAATTTGCCAAACGGATAACAGGCTTTATGGAATTGTGTCAGAATGATCAGATTCTTCTCCTTAAATCAG gTTGTCTTGAAGTTGTGTTGGTGAGAATGTGTCGTGCCTTCAACCCACTGAACAACACTGTGCTTTTTGAGGGAAAATATGGAGGAATGCAGATGTTTAAAGCTCTAG GATCAGATGATCTAGTCAGTGCAGCTTTTGACTTTGCTAAGAGTCTGTGTTCCCTTCAACTCACAGAAGAGGAAATTGCTTTGTTCTCAGCAGCAGTCTTGATATCAACTG ATCGTCCATGGCTGGTGGAGCCTAGGAAAGTACAGAAACTGCAGGAGAAAATATACTTTGCGCTGCAACATGTGATGCAGAAGAACCACTTGGATGAGGATTCGTTAGCCAAG ctGGTTGCCAGGATCCCAACATTATCAGCACTTTGCACCCTGCATACAGAGGAGTTACAGGCTTTTAAGCAGTTACATCCTGAAACTGTCAACATGCTCTTTCCTCCATTATATAAGGAGCTTTTTAATCCAGACTCTTCAACAGGGCCCAAGTGA